The Daucus carota subsp. sativus chromosome 9, DH1 v3.0, whole genome shotgun sequence genome window below encodes:
- the LOC108200178 gene encoding two-component response regulator ARR2 isoform X2: MQSSSVAAKSAGDGVSDEIPEGLRVMIVDDDPTCLMILQKMLRSCGYQVTQCHRADIALSLLREKKSGFDIVISDVHMPDMDGFKLLEHIGLEMDLPVIMMSADDNNKVVMKGVTHGACDYLIKPIRIESLKTLWQHVLRKKKHENKDFQQSRSVEDGDRKQKAPEEADYSFSANEGSWMIKKRKDDEDESEDKDDTTSLKRARVVWSVELHQQFVAAVNQLGLDTVPKKILENMNVPGLTRENVASHLQKYRIYLKRVSGQQQNGLSDSFLGTQEAPFGSMSSFNGQELQSLAASGQIPEQSLAALQDVSQSTISPLVDQGNIFSFESPTLHFVEGQQQLSSNSEQMNFLPGIPTNMEPKQLSDMHQTANLFAGMMQGNQSSSSMVPMTQQASAQIQNETNGNLASMFSSSIATPISSNGIANGVLGYNGVINNVQGPAYDQVSQPSAMDFSVNHSTDLLGNGFSVGDNSDIPPTLSTGVFQGDASMEVEGSGGDARTTYDIINDLLEQKSQDWSSLNPELTFGASPLVNMQGDLGTFPSFLGQQDFLGNLSTGNSSSSSLGQGVFLSGEENMPIVGQQPTVLNTESSFQVEAKSFPETSYQNALLPGNGGQEDLMSALLKQQDGTGRGEDEFGFDGYSMDHLPI; the protein is encoded by the exons ATGCAGAGTTCGAGTGTGGCGGCGAAGTCGGCCGGAGATGGGGTTTCCGACGAGATTCCGGAGGGGCTCAGGGTGATGATTGTTGATGATGACCCTACTTGTCTAATGATCTTGCAGAAGATGCTTCGAAGTTGTGGTTATCAAG TTACCCAATGCCATCGAGCAGACATAGCTTTATCCCTACTCAGGGAGAAGAAAAGTGGATTTGATATTGTGATCAGTGATGTTCACATGCCTGATATGGATGGGTTCAAACTGCTTGAGCACATTGGATTGGAAATGGATCTGCCTGTTATCA TGATGTCTGCTGACGATAATAATAAAGTCGTGATGAAGGGAGTGACTCATGGTGCATGTGATTATCTAATCAAACCAATCCGTATTGAATCTCTGAAGACCTTATGGCAGCATGTACTACGCAAAAAGAAACATGAGAACAAGGACTTTCAGCAATCAAGAAGTGTGGAAGATGGAGACCGGAAGCAAAAGGCCCCTGAAGAAGCTGACTACTCTTTTTCTGCAAATGAAGGAAGTTGGATGATCAAGAAGAGGAAGGACGACGAAGATGAATCTGAGGACAAGGATGATACAACTTCGCTCAAGAGAGCTCGGGTTGTCTGGTCGGTAGAACTTCATCAACAATTTGTGGCAGCTGTTAATCAACTGGGATTAGATA CTGTTCCAAAGAAAATTCTTGAGAATATGAATGTACCCGGACTTACAAGAGAGAATGTCGCTAGCCACCTACAG AAATACCGGATATATCTTAAAAGAGTAAGTGGACAGCAACAGAATGGGCTAAGTGACTCTTTTTTAGGGACCCAGGAAGCACCATTTGGGTCCATGTCTTCATTCAATGGTCAGGAGTTGCAAAGTCTTGCTGCTAGTGGTCAAATCCCAGAACAAAGTCTTGCTGCACTGCAAGATGTGTCACAATCCACTATTTCTCCCCTGGTTGATCAGGGAAATATATTCAGCTTTGAGTCCCCAACTTTACATTTTGTAGAGGGACAACAGCAACTAAGCAGTAACAGCGAGCAAATGAACTTCCTCCCTGGTATCCCAACAAATATGGAACCCAAGCAGCTTTCCGATATGCATCAAACTGCAAATTTATTTGCGGGCATGATGCAAGGAAACCAGAGCAGCTCTTCAATGGTGCCGATGACTCAACAGGCAAGCGCTCAGATACAGAATGAAACTAATGGTAATCTTGCATCAATGTTTTCATCATCTATAGCAACTCCTATCtcatcaaatgggatagcaaaTGGTGTTTTGGGATACAATGGAGTAATTAACAATGTCCAAGGACCAGCATATGATCAAGTTTCTCAACCCTCTGCCATGGATTTCTCTGTGAACCACAGTACAGATTTATTGGGGAATGGTTTTTCTGTTGGGGACAATTCAGATATTCCACCCACTTTATCAACAGGGGTGTTCCAAGGAGATGCTAGTATGGAAGTGGAAGGATCAGGAGGAGATGCTAGAACAACTTATGATATCATTAATGATCTGCTTGAGCAGAAATCTCAAGATTGGAGTTCACTGAATCCGGAATTGACCTTTGGCGCATCCCCACTTGTAAACATGCAAGGAGACCTTGGTACATTCCCGTCCTTTTTAGGTCAGCAGGATTTTCTAGGTAACCTGAGTACTGGGAACAGCAGTAGTTCGTCACTTGGTCAGGGAGTGTTCCTCAGTGGGGAAGAGAATATGCCAATTGTTGGTCAGCAGCCTACTGTGCTTAATACTGAAAGCTCATTTCAAGTCGAGGCTAAAAGTTTCCCTGAAACTAGCTATCAGAATGCTCTGTTACCTGGAAATGGAGGGCAAGAGGATCTCATGAGTGCCCTACTAAAACAG CAAGACGGAACTGGAAGAGGCGAAGATGAGTTTGGCTTTGACGGGTATTCCATGGATCATCTTCCAATATAG
- the LOC108202397 gene encoding uncharacterized protein LOC108202397 isoform X1 — translation MCLQVWVWYCLLGLWLALLLALCLLVLWTLRFLSSLGGLKIVSMLDRGKVNAKIQSERCEDECDEAVLLKCGFRMLGADFFNDTKMLEINNGAKELNIPTSDANRKLVVSDNGGLQNPSYLIFNLVWDSKGAPSPNKRFNYPSVSGVQKPISDEDIAFMTVLEPGQLIKTKQISSEELTKIFLKRLKRYNPVLEAVITFTEELAYKQAKEADHLLSQGVYLDIIPVLKHAQQFSRRLPKHLRRRLRSLK, via the exons ATGTGTTTGCAAGTTTGGGTTTGGTATTGCTTGCTGGGCTTATGGCTGGCCTTACTCCTGGCCTTATGTCTCTTGGTCTTGTGGACCTTAAGGTTCTTATCAAGTCTGGGCGGCCTCAAGATCGTAAGCATGCTG GACAGAGGAAAGGTTAATGCAAAAATCCAATCTGAAAGATGTGAAGACGAATGTGATGAAGCTGTTCTGCTCAAGTGTGGATTTAGGATGTTGGGTGCAGACTTTTTCAATGATACTAAG ATGCTGGAGATTAATAATGGTGCCAAAGAGCTTAACATCCCCACCAGCGATGCCAACAGGAAACTGGTTGTTTCGGACAATGGGGGCTTGCAGAACCcatcttatttgatatttaatctTGTGTGGGATTCTAAAGGAGCACCAAGTCCTAACAAAAGATTCAACTATCCATCAGTGTCAGGTGTGCAGAAGCCAATTTCTGATGAAGACATTGCTTTTATGACT GTTCTTGAACCGGGGCAACTCATTAAGACCAAACAAATTTCATCTGAGGAGCTTACAAAGATTTTCCTGAAGAGGCTGAAGAG GTATAATCCTGTTCTTGAAGCTGTAATCACTTTCACTGAGGAACTGGCATACAAGCAAGCCAAGGAGGCTGATCATCTGCTGTCCCAAGGAGTGTATTTAG ATATCATTCCAGTACTGAAGCATGCGCAGCAATTCTCTAGAAGACTGCCAAAGCATCTCCGAAG GCGGCTGAGAAGCTTAAAATAA
- the LOC108201895 gene encoding protein DEHYDRATION-INDUCED 19 homolog 4 isoform X1, with the protein MASDTWTRFSGSSRRSPFQPDPFSEEEDVEGGEEERPEYTCPFCAEDFDMVGLCCHLETDHKTETKNEVCSICDQKVGTDLVGHITIEHADLLKVQRRRRYRRASSLSFIRRELRQLNLPNVAEGSNWAAAAANTDADPLLSSFMSNPPAKDEQTSIEPRSSEKAVTVEGTSAGSSSESRVQPPVLTEQEREERAEKARRSNFVQGLVMSSFFGNDDF; encoded by the exons ATGGCTTCTGATACTTGGACTCGATTTTCTGGCTCTTCAAGGCGTTCCCCTTTTCAGCCAG ACCCTTTTAGTGAAGAAGAGGATGTGGAGGGGGGAGAAGAGGAGAGGCCAGAGTACACTTGTCCATTCTGTGCTGAGGATTTCGATATGGTGGGACTTTGTTGTCATTTGGAAACTGATCACAAGACTGAGACTAAGAATGAG GTATGCTCAATATGTGATCAGAAGGTCGGGACGGATTTGGTTGGCCACATCACCATCGAACATGCTGATCTCTTAAAA GTGCAGCGCAGAAGGCGTTACCGTAGGGCTTCATCACTGAGCTTCATAAGGAGAGAGTTGCGGCAATTAAATCTGCCTAATGTTGCTGAGGGATCTAACTgggctgctgctgctgctaatACTGATGCTGATCCATTGCTGTCTTCGTTTATGTCCAATCCACCTGCAAAGGATGAACAAACAAGCATTGAACCTCGTTCTTCAGAAAAAGCTGTGACTGTAGAAGGAACCTCCGCCGGGAGCTCCTCCGAAAG CAGAGTTCAACCACCTGTGCTTACGGAGCAGGAGCGTGAAGAGAGAGCAGAGAAAGCTCGGAGAAGTAACTTTGTCCAAGGGCTGGTGATGTCAAGTTTCTTCGGCAATGATGACTTCTAG
- the LOC108200786 gene encoding CST complex subunit TEN1: MAAPIISFGALVTLEELTSASQHFKEGASLRVTGKLQDYNVETAIAIINDGAATLKVDTQHLKINFRMSSIYQFIGELHFDSPDEVVLKARVGRNVDGIDLNLYHQSIKLLQEFQSDQIRKQAP; the protein is encoded by the exons ATGGCAGCCCCCATAATAAGCTTTGGAGCATTGGTTACCCTAGAAGAACTGACATCCGCAAGTCAGCACTTCAAGGAAGGGGCATCTCTTCGAGTTACTGGCAA GCTACAAGACTACAATGTGGAGACTGCAATTGCTATAATTAATGATGGCGCTGCCACTCTAAAGGTTGATACTCAGCACCTGAAAATCAACTTTCGAATGAGTTCCATCTATCAATTTATTGGAGAACTTCATTTTGATTCCCCAGATGAG GTGGTGCTAAAGGCAAGAGTGGGTAGAAATGTAGATGGCATTGATCTTAATCTCTATCACCAGTCCATTAAGCTTTTACAGGAATTTCAATCTGATCAAATCCGTAAGCAGGCACCATAA
- the LOC108202397 gene encoding uncharacterized protein LOC108202397 isoform X2, with protein sequence MLGADFFNDTKMLEINNGAKELNIPTSDANRKLVVSDNGGLQNPSYLIFNLVWDSKGAPSPNKRFNYPSVSGVQKPISDEDIAFMTVLEPGQLIKTKQISSEELTKIFLKRLKRYNPVLEAVITFTEELAYKQAKEADHLLSQGVYLDIIPVLKHAQQFSRRLPKHLRRRLRSLK encoded by the exons ATGTTGGGTGCAGACTTTTTCAATGATACTAAG ATGCTGGAGATTAATAATGGTGCCAAAGAGCTTAACATCCCCACCAGCGATGCCAACAGGAAACTGGTTGTTTCGGACAATGGGGGCTTGCAGAACCcatcttatttgatatttaatctTGTGTGGGATTCTAAAGGAGCACCAAGTCCTAACAAAAGATTCAACTATCCATCAGTGTCAGGTGTGCAGAAGCCAATTTCTGATGAAGACATTGCTTTTATGACT GTTCTTGAACCGGGGCAACTCATTAAGACCAAACAAATTTCATCTGAGGAGCTTACAAAGATTTTCCTGAAGAGGCTGAAGAG GTATAATCCTGTTCTTGAAGCTGTAATCACTTTCACTGAGGAACTGGCATACAAGCAAGCCAAGGAGGCTGATCATCTGCTGTCCCAAGGAGTGTATTTAG ATATCATTCCAGTACTGAAGCATGCGCAGCAATTCTCTAGAAGACTGCCAAAGCATCTCCGAAG GCGGCTGAGAAGCTTAAAATAA
- the LOC108200178 gene encoding two-component response regulator ARR2 isoform X1, translating into MQSSSVAAKSAGDGVSDEIPEGLRVMIVDDDPTCLMILQKMLRSCGYQVTQCHRADIALSLLREKKSGFDIVISDVHMPDMDGFKLLEHIGLEMDLPVIMMSADDNNKVVMKGVTHGACDYLIKPIRIESLKTLWQHVLRKKKHENKDFQQSRSVEDGDRKQKAPEEADYSFSANEGSWMIKKRKDDEDESEDKDDTTSLKRARVVWSVELHQQFVAAVNQLGLDKAVPKKILENMNVPGLTRENVASHLQKYRIYLKRVSGQQQNGLSDSFLGTQEAPFGSMSSFNGQELQSLAASGQIPEQSLAALQDVSQSTISPLVDQGNIFSFESPTLHFVEGQQQLSSNSEQMNFLPGIPTNMEPKQLSDMHQTANLFAGMMQGNQSSSSMVPMTQQASAQIQNETNGNLASMFSSSIATPISSNGIANGVLGYNGVINNVQGPAYDQVSQPSAMDFSVNHSTDLLGNGFSVGDNSDIPPTLSTGVFQGDASMEVEGSGGDARTTYDIINDLLEQKSQDWSSLNPELTFGASPLVNMQGDLGTFPSFLGQQDFLGNLSTGNSSSSSLGQGVFLSGEENMPIVGQQPTVLNTESSFQVEAKSFPETSYQNALLPGNGGQEDLMSALLKQQDGTGRGEDEFGFDGYSMDHLPI; encoded by the exons ATGCAGAGTTCGAGTGTGGCGGCGAAGTCGGCCGGAGATGGGGTTTCCGACGAGATTCCGGAGGGGCTCAGGGTGATGATTGTTGATGATGACCCTACTTGTCTAATGATCTTGCAGAAGATGCTTCGAAGTTGTGGTTATCAAG TTACCCAATGCCATCGAGCAGACATAGCTTTATCCCTACTCAGGGAGAAGAAAAGTGGATTTGATATTGTGATCAGTGATGTTCACATGCCTGATATGGATGGGTTCAAACTGCTTGAGCACATTGGATTGGAAATGGATCTGCCTGTTATCA TGATGTCTGCTGACGATAATAATAAAGTCGTGATGAAGGGAGTGACTCATGGTGCATGTGATTATCTAATCAAACCAATCCGTATTGAATCTCTGAAGACCTTATGGCAGCATGTACTACGCAAAAAGAAACATGAGAACAAGGACTTTCAGCAATCAAGAAGTGTGGAAGATGGAGACCGGAAGCAAAAGGCCCCTGAAGAAGCTGACTACTCTTTTTCTGCAAATGAAGGAAGTTGGATGATCAAGAAGAGGAAGGACGACGAAGATGAATCTGAGGACAAGGATGATACAACTTCGCTCAAGAGAGCTCGGGTTGTCTGGTCGGTAGAACTTCATCAACAATTTGTGGCAGCTGTTAATCAACTGGGATTAGATA AAGCTGTTCCAAAGAAAATTCTTGAGAATATGAATGTACCCGGACTTACAAGAGAGAATGTCGCTAGCCACCTACAG AAATACCGGATATATCTTAAAAGAGTAAGTGGACAGCAACAGAATGGGCTAAGTGACTCTTTTTTAGGGACCCAGGAAGCACCATTTGGGTCCATGTCTTCATTCAATGGTCAGGAGTTGCAAAGTCTTGCTGCTAGTGGTCAAATCCCAGAACAAAGTCTTGCTGCACTGCAAGATGTGTCACAATCCACTATTTCTCCCCTGGTTGATCAGGGAAATATATTCAGCTTTGAGTCCCCAACTTTACATTTTGTAGAGGGACAACAGCAACTAAGCAGTAACAGCGAGCAAATGAACTTCCTCCCTGGTATCCCAACAAATATGGAACCCAAGCAGCTTTCCGATATGCATCAAACTGCAAATTTATTTGCGGGCATGATGCAAGGAAACCAGAGCAGCTCTTCAATGGTGCCGATGACTCAACAGGCAAGCGCTCAGATACAGAATGAAACTAATGGTAATCTTGCATCAATGTTTTCATCATCTATAGCAACTCCTATCtcatcaaatgggatagcaaaTGGTGTTTTGGGATACAATGGAGTAATTAACAATGTCCAAGGACCAGCATATGATCAAGTTTCTCAACCCTCTGCCATGGATTTCTCTGTGAACCACAGTACAGATTTATTGGGGAATGGTTTTTCTGTTGGGGACAATTCAGATATTCCACCCACTTTATCAACAGGGGTGTTCCAAGGAGATGCTAGTATGGAAGTGGAAGGATCAGGAGGAGATGCTAGAACAACTTATGATATCATTAATGATCTGCTTGAGCAGAAATCTCAAGATTGGAGTTCACTGAATCCGGAATTGACCTTTGGCGCATCCCCACTTGTAAACATGCAAGGAGACCTTGGTACATTCCCGTCCTTTTTAGGTCAGCAGGATTTTCTAGGTAACCTGAGTACTGGGAACAGCAGTAGTTCGTCACTTGGTCAGGGAGTGTTCCTCAGTGGGGAAGAGAATATGCCAATTGTTGGTCAGCAGCCTACTGTGCTTAATACTGAAAGCTCATTTCAAGTCGAGGCTAAAAGTTTCCCTGAAACTAGCTATCAGAATGCTCTGTTACCTGGAAATGGAGGGCAAGAGGATCTCATGAGTGCCCTACTAAAACAG CAAGACGGAACTGGAAGAGGCGAAGATGAGTTTGGCTTTGACGGGTATTCCATGGATCATCTTCCAATATAG
- the LOC108201895 gene encoding protein DEHYDRATION-INDUCED 19 homolog 4 isoform X2: MASDTWTRFSGSSRRSPFQPDPFSEEEDVEGGEEERPEYTCPFCAEDFDMVGLCCHLETDHKTETKNEVCSICDQKVGTDLVGHITIEHADLLKVQRRRRYRRASSLSFIRRELRQLNLPNVAEGSNWAAAAANTDADPLLSSFMSNPPAKDEQTSIEPRSSEKAVTVEGTSAGSSSERVQPPVLTEQEREERAEKARRSNFVQGLVMSSFFGNDDF, encoded by the exons ATGGCTTCTGATACTTGGACTCGATTTTCTGGCTCTTCAAGGCGTTCCCCTTTTCAGCCAG ACCCTTTTAGTGAAGAAGAGGATGTGGAGGGGGGAGAAGAGGAGAGGCCAGAGTACACTTGTCCATTCTGTGCTGAGGATTTCGATATGGTGGGACTTTGTTGTCATTTGGAAACTGATCACAAGACTGAGACTAAGAATGAG GTATGCTCAATATGTGATCAGAAGGTCGGGACGGATTTGGTTGGCCACATCACCATCGAACATGCTGATCTCTTAAAA GTGCAGCGCAGAAGGCGTTACCGTAGGGCTTCATCACTGAGCTTCATAAGGAGAGAGTTGCGGCAATTAAATCTGCCTAATGTTGCTGAGGGATCTAACTgggctgctgctgctgctaatACTGATGCTGATCCATTGCTGTCTTCGTTTATGTCCAATCCACCTGCAAAGGATGAACAAACAAGCATTGAACCTCGTTCTTCAGAAAAAGCTGTGACTGTAGAAGGAACCTCCGCCGGGAGCTCCTCCGAAAG AGTTCAACCACCTGTGCTTACGGAGCAGGAGCGTGAAGAGAGAGCAGAGAAAGCTCGGAGAAGTAACTTTGTCCAAGGGCTGGTGATGTCAAGTTTCTTCGGCAATGATGACTTCTAG
- the LOC108200178 gene encoding two-component response regulator ARR2 isoform X3, producing MIVDDDPTCLMILQKMLRSCGYQVTQCHRADIALSLLREKKSGFDIVISDVHMPDMDGFKLLEHIGLEMDLPVIMMSADDNNKVVMKGVTHGACDYLIKPIRIESLKTLWQHVLRKKKHENKDFQQSRSVEDGDRKQKAPEEADYSFSANEGSWMIKKRKDDEDESEDKDDTTSLKRARVVWSVELHQQFVAAVNQLGLDKAVPKKILENMNVPGLTRENVASHLQKYRIYLKRVSGQQQNGLSDSFLGTQEAPFGSMSSFNGQELQSLAASGQIPEQSLAALQDVSQSTISPLVDQGNIFSFESPTLHFVEGQQQLSSNSEQMNFLPGIPTNMEPKQLSDMHQTANLFAGMMQGNQSSSSMVPMTQQASAQIQNETNGNLASMFSSSIATPISSNGIANGVLGYNGVINNVQGPAYDQVSQPSAMDFSVNHSTDLLGNGFSVGDNSDIPPTLSTGVFQGDASMEVEGSGGDARTTYDIINDLLEQKSQDWSSLNPELTFGASPLVNMQGDLGTFPSFLGQQDFLGNLSTGNSSSSSLGQGVFLSGEENMPIVGQQPTVLNTESSFQVEAKSFPETSYQNALLPGNGGQEDLMSALLKQQDGTGRGEDEFGFDGYSMDHLPI from the exons ATGATTGTTGATGATGACCCTACTTGTCTAATGATCTTGCAGAAGATGCTTCGAAGTTGTGGTTATCAAG TTACCCAATGCCATCGAGCAGACATAGCTTTATCCCTACTCAGGGAGAAGAAAAGTGGATTTGATATTGTGATCAGTGATGTTCACATGCCTGATATGGATGGGTTCAAACTGCTTGAGCACATTGGATTGGAAATGGATCTGCCTGTTATCA TGATGTCTGCTGACGATAATAATAAAGTCGTGATGAAGGGAGTGACTCATGGTGCATGTGATTATCTAATCAAACCAATCCGTATTGAATCTCTGAAGACCTTATGGCAGCATGTACTACGCAAAAAGAAACATGAGAACAAGGACTTTCAGCAATCAAGAAGTGTGGAAGATGGAGACCGGAAGCAAAAGGCCCCTGAAGAAGCTGACTACTCTTTTTCTGCAAATGAAGGAAGTTGGATGATCAAGAAGAGGAAGGACGACGAAGATGAATCTGAGGACAAGGATGATACAACTTCGCTCAAGAGAGCTCGGGTTGTCTGGTCGGTAGAACTTCATCAACAATTTGTGGCAGCTGTTAATCAACTGGGATTAGATA AAGCTGTTCCAAAGAAAATTCTTGAGAATATGAATGTACCCGGACTTACAAGAGAGAATGTCGCTAGCCACCTACAG AAATACCGGATATATCTTAAAAGAGTAAGTGGACAGCAACAGAATGGGCTAAGTGACTCTTTTTTAGGGACCCAGGAAGCACCATTTGGGTCCATGTCTTCATTCAATGGTCAGGAGTTGCAAAGTCTTGCTGCTAGTGGTCAAATCCCAGAACAAAGTCTTGCTGCACTGCAAGATGTGTCACAATCCACTATTTCTCCCCTGGTTGATCAGGGAAATATATTCAGCTTTGAGTCCCCAACTTTACATTTTGTAGAGGGACAACAGCAACTAAGCAGTAACAGCGAGCAAATGAACTTCCTCCCTGGTATCCCAACAAATATGGAACCCAAGCAGCTTTCCGATATGCATCAAACTGCAAATTTATTTGCGGGCATGATGCAAGGAAACCAGAGCAGCTCTTCAATGGTGCCGATGACTCAACAGGCAAGCGCTCAGATACAGAATGAAACTAATGGTAATCTTGCATCAATGTTTTCATCATCTATAGCAACTCCTATCtcatcaaatgggatagcaaaTGGTGTTTTGGGATACAATGGAGTAATTAACAATGTCCAAGGACCAGCATATGATCAAGTTTCTCAACCCTCTGCCATGGATTTCTCTGTGAACCACAGTACAGATTTATTGGGGAATGGTTTTTCTGTTGGGGACAATTCAGATATTCCACCCACTTTATCAACAGGGGTGTTCCAAGGAGATGCTAGTATGGAAGTGGAAGGATCAGGAGGAGATGCTAGAACAACTTATGATATCATTAATGATCTGCTTGAGCAGAAATCTCAAGATTGGAGTTCACTGAATCCGGAATTGACCTTTGGCGCATCCCCACTTGTAAACATGCAAGGAGACCTTGGTACATTCCCGTCCTTTTTAGGTCAGCAGGATTTTCTAGGTAACCTGAGTACTGGGAACAGCAGTAGTTCGTCACTTGGTCAGGGAGTGTTCCTCAGTGGGGAAGAGAATATGCCAATTGTTGGTCAGCAGCCTACTGTGCTTAATACTGAAAGCTCATTTCAAGTCGAGGCTAAAAGTTTCCCTGAAACTAGCTATCAGAATGCTCTGTTACCTGGAAATGGAGGGCAAGAGGATCTCATGAGTGCCCTACTAAAACAG CAAGACGGAACTGGAAGAGGCGAAGATGAGTTTGGCTTTGACGGGTATTCCATGGATCATCTTCCAATATAG